In Devosia litorisediminis, one genomic interval encodes:
- the proC gene encoding pyrroline-5-carboxylate reductase, translated as MNAALSKIGPVMLVGAGKMGVALARGWLDAGLPPNNLIIVHPRPGEALLDLAEDYGLTLNSEASGLTPNVLVVGVKPQVMDEVLESLAPVIAPHTLVVSIAAGIDLARLASKAGTQRVMRTMPNTPVQVRKGITGVVPGPDVTAEDRVSMDALLSASGMVVWLENEAQLDGLTAVSGSGPAYIFHMVEALAAAGKRQGLPDEIAEQLARGTVIGAAALMDAGTLSPTVLRENVTSPKGATAAGLAVLMGEPGLTDLMDRTVSATRQRTEELGRI; from the coding sequence ATGAACGCCGCACTGAGCAAAATTGGCCCCGTCATGCTGGTTGGTGCCGGCAAGATGGGCGTTGCCCTGGCGCGTGGCTGGCTTGATGCCGGGCTGCCGCCCAACAATCTGATTATCGTGCACCCGCGGCCCGGCGAGGCGCTGCTGGATCTGGCTGAGGATTACGGGCTGACGCTGAACAGCGAAGCGAGCGGTCTGACCCCAAATGTCCTGGTGGTCGGGGTCAAGCCGCAGGTGATGGACGAGGTGCTTGAATCTCTGGCGCCGGTGATTGCACCACACACGCTGGTGGTGTCGATCGCGGCCGGGATCGATCTGGCGCGTCTGGCCAGCAAGGCCGGCACACAGCGGGTCATGCGTACCATGCCCAATACACCGGTACAGGTGCGCAAGGGCATTACCGGGGTGGTTCCCGGGCCAGACGTGACGGCCGAGGATCGCGTGTCGATGGACGCGCTGCTGTCGGCGTCGGGGATGGTTGTCTGGCTTGAGAACGAAGCCCAGCTTGATGGTCTGACTGCGGTGTCGGGTTCCGGTCCCGCCTATATATTCCATATGGTTGAAGCGCTGGCGGCCGCCGGCAAGCGGCAGGGGCTTCCTGATGAGATTGCCGAGCAGCTAGCACGAGGCACCGTCATCGGCGCTGCCGCACTGATGGATGCCGGTACGCTGTCACCGACCGTGCTGCGCGAGAATGTCACCTCGCCCAAGGGCGCCACAGCGGCAGGGCTGGCTGTGCTGATGGGCGAGCCTGGTCTGACTGATCTGATGGACCGTACGGTGAGCGCTACCCGCCAGCGCACCGAAGAGTTGGGCCGCATCTAG
- a CDS encoding cold-shock protein, which translates to MATGTVKWFNGQKGYGFIQPDEGGADVFVHISAVQRSGLNGLDEGQKVNYEIVKDKRTGKSAADELTSA; encoded by the coding sequence ATGGCAACTGGCACCGTAAAGTGGTTCAACGGCCAAAAAGGCTATGGCTTCATTCAACCGGACGAAGGCGGGGCGGACGTGTTCGTCCACATCTCAGCTGTGCAACGTTCTGGTTTGAACGGCCTGGATGAAGGCCAGAAGGTGAACTACGAAATCGTCAAGGACAAGCGGACGGGCAAGTCCGCAGCCGACGAGCTGACATCAGCCTGA